In Candidatus Nanopelagicales bacterium, one genomic interval encodes:
- a CDS encoding FkbM family methyltransferase: MAAAGWKVRAHRAAWRLGLDVLPVGPESREIDSLEGEDVVRLQGLVQRALGYSRDVASYEPPEWLPLVSDALRLAAEGHVPRAQILQDVWVLRQTAFAASGYFVEIGAADGYYLSNTWLLEHDYGWSGLLCEPSPVLARTARGRGRPRAVVDDRAVWSATGDRVELLLADERTTVVELGASDAHAAARRRAARGQDRVSVATVSPQDLLVEHGSPSWIDYLSVDTEGSEPLILRSFPWSDYGVGLLTVEHNHVPGRVDELDSILLPRGFRRELTSWSGYDAWYVHSDLSAPA, translated from the coding sequence GTGGCCGCAGCAGGCTGGAAGGTCCGAGCCCATCGTGCGGCCTGGCGCCTGGGCCTGGACGTGCTGCCGGTCGGGCCCGAGTCGCGGGAGATCGACTCCCTCGAGGGTGAGGACGTCGTCCGGCTCCAGGGTCTGGTGCAGCGGGCCCTCGGCTACTCGCGCGACGTCGCGAGCTACGAACCGCCCGAGTGGCTTCCGCTGGTGTCAGACGCGCTCCGGTTGGCTGCGGAGGGTCACGTGCCCCGCGCGCAGATCCTGCAGGACGTCTGGGTGCTGCGTCAGACAGCCTTCGCTGCCAGCGGGTACTTCGTCGAGATCGGTGCCGCCGACGGCTACTACCTGTCCAACACGTGGCTGCTCGAGCACGACTACGGCTGGTCGGGCCTGTTGTGCGAGCCGAGCCCGGTGCTGGCGCGGACCGCACGGGGTCGGGGCAGGCCGCGCGCCGTGGTGGACGATCGCGCGGTGTGGTCGGCCACGGGGGACAGGGTGGAACTGCTGCTCGCGGATGAGCGCACCACGGTGGTGGAGTTGGGGGCGTCGGATGCCCACGCCGCCGCCCGCCGCCGCGCGGCGCGCGGACAGGATCGGGTGTCGGTCGCGACCGTGAGCCCGCAGGACCTCTTGGTGGAGCACGGGTCTCCCAGCTGGATCGACTACCTGTCCGTCGACACCGAGGGTTCGGAGCCGCTGATCCTTCGTAGCTTCCCCTGGAGTGACTACGGCGTCGGTCTACTGACCGTGGAGCACAACCATGTCCCTGGTCGGGTGGACGAGCTGGACTCGATCCTGCTCCCAAGGGGCTTCCGCCGGGAGTTGACCTCGTGGTCGGGGTACGACGCCTGGTACGTGCACTCGGACCTGTCCGCGCCCGCGTAG
- a CDS encoding glycosyltransferase: MAEFNLARERLRTVATTVRRSAEAASLAVRQRSSDAPGVNLVGPAQRDFGLGAMTGELAQALESAGVSSAAWEFDLSPHARLSRHLDVAPSTIAVVNSGLIPVAAGAYPRAFSPRRHRVGLWHWELEQVPFSQRLGLPLVDEVWATSTFVQEAFGAVTSKPVRRFPLPIRRLEGGTPGEARQHLGVGDRVLLAYQVDLGSSARRKNPVAVVEAYKQAFPAVQSDVRLLIKSVNADMASGAWSTLERARAGREDILLVDARWPGSLVASLYEDLDCYVSLHRSEGYGLTVAHALAAGKPVIATDYGGTTDLIRHDRGTAVPYRLVRVGTDPSYPADASWADPDRDAAAEAIRDLVDRLDHYRVAGRAAGKSAGAEFSTERAVDWLRARIDR, encoded by the coding sequence GAGCGTCTGCGCACCGTGGCCACGACGGTGCGGAGGTCTGCCGAGGCCGCGTCCCTCGCCGTCCGGCAGCGCTCGTCAGATGCTCCGGGCGTCAATCTGGTGGGGCCGGCCCAGCGGGACTTCGGACTCGGGGCGATGACGGGCGAGCTCGCTCAGGCGCTGGAGTCAGCCGGGGTCAGTTCCGCCGCGTGGGAGTTCGACTTGTCCCCCCACGCGCGCCTGTCACGGCACCTGGACGTTGCGCCAAGCACGATTGCCGTCGTCAACTCGGGGCTGATCCCCGTCGCGGCCGGCGCCTACCCGCGGGCGTTCTCGCCGCGTCGCCACCGGGTCGGGCTGTGGCACTGGGAGCTCGAGCAGGTGCCGTTCAGCCAGCGACTCGGCCTCCCGTTGGTGGACGAGGTCTGGGCAACGAGCACCTTCGTCCAGGAGGCCTTCGGCGCCGTCACCTCCAAGCCGGTGCGACGGTTCCCGCTCCCGATCCGCCGGCTCGAGGGAGGAACCCCCGGTGAGGCCCGCCAGCACCTGGGGGTGGGCGACCGCGTGTTGCTGGCGTACCAGGTGGATCTCGGGAGCAGCGCACGCCGGAAGAACCCCGTCGCTGTGGTCGAGGCCTACAAGCAGGCGTTCCCCGCCGTTCAGTCAGATGTGCGCCTCCTGATCAAGAGCGTGAACGCGGACATGGCATCGGGAGCCTGGTCGACGCTCGAACGGGCGCGGGCGGGGCGTGAGGACATCCTGCTGGTCGATGCGCGGTGGCCCGGGTCGCTGGTGGCGTCGTTGTACGAGGACCTGGACTGCTACGTGTCCCTCCACCGCAGCGAGGGCTACGGACTCACCGTTGCCCACGCGCTGGCTGCCGGAAAGCCGGTGATCGCCACCGACTACGGGGGCACCACCGATCTCATCCGTCATGACCGCGGGACAGCGGTTCCCTACCGCCTGGTGCGGGTCGGGACCGATCCGAGCTACCCCGCGGATGCCTCCTGGGCGGATCCGGACCGCGATGCGGCGGCGGAGGCGATCAGAGACCTGGTCGATCGGCTGGATCACTATCGGGTCGCGGGCAGGGCCGCGGGGAAGTCCGCCGGCGCTGAGTTCTCCACCGAGCGCGCAGTCGACTGGCTGCGCGCTCGGATCGATCGCTGA